A genomic stretch from Arachis stenosperma cultivar V10309 chromosome 3, arast.V10309.gnm1.PFL2, whole genome shotgun sequence includes:
- the LOC130970597 gene encoding protein PLANT CADMIUM RESISTANCE 2-like, whose amino-acid sequence MYQADESKPVTGLPVSYNNASSGAPPYSSSVDSSAYYQPPPKPPQEWSTSLCDCFSDCGNCCITYWCPCVTFGRVAEIVDRGSTSCGASGALYALVCCLIGCGCLYSCFYRSKMRRQLNLKGSDCGDCMIHCCCEPCALCQEYRELEMQGFDMHIGWHGNVEQRSRGVAMTAPSAPPPQPPMSR is encoded by the exons ATGTATCAAGCAGACGAATCAAAGCCTGTGACGGGTTTACCGGTGAGCTACAACAACGCTAGTAGCGGCGCCCCGCCATATTCTTCCTCCGTCGACAGCAGCGCCTACTACCAGCCGCCACCTAAACCTCCTCAAGAATGGTCCACCAGCCTCTGTGATTGTTTCTCCGACTGCGGCAATT GTTGCATAACGTACTGGTGTCCATGTGTGACCTTTGGCAGAGTTGCTGAGATCGTTGATAGAGGATCTACCT CATGCGGTGCGAGTGGGGCACTGTACGCGCTGGTGTGTTGCCTGATTGGATGCGGATGCTTGTACTCGTGCTTCTACAGATCGAAGATGAGGCGGCAGTTGAATCTGAAAGGAAGTGACTGCGGGGATTGCATGATCCATTGCTGCTGCGAGCCATGCGCCTTGTGCCAAGAATACCGTGAGCTTGAGATGCAAGGCTTTGACATGCACATTGGCTGGCATGGCAATGTCGAGCAGAGGAGCCGCGGTGTTGCCATGACTGCTCCTTCTGCTCCACCGCCTCAACCCCCCATGTCCCGTTGA